From Cyprinus carpio isolate SPL01 chromosome A7, ASM1834038v1, whole genome shotgun sequence, a single genomic window includes:
- the LOC122145507 gene encoding cell wall protein DAN4-like produces MDWYYVAPVSKHKQQQQHLKVQPQLHLQLPPLLQRRHQELNLQPWLRQTLLQLQLHFQLPPLLQKQHKQLNLQLWLRQTLLQLQLHFQTTTSSTETAQTTEPTTVVTTNSPTTANPLPTTTSSTETTQTTEPTTVVTTNSPTTATPLPTTTSSTETTQTTEPTTVVTTNSPTTGTSLPTTASSTETAQTTEPTTVVTTNSPTTATPLPTTTSSTETTQTTVVPTNSPTTATPLPTTASSTETAQTTEPTTVVTTNSPTTATPLPTTASSTETNTNNRSYNCGYDKLSYNCNSTSNHHLFYRNNTNN; encoded by the coding sequence tatTATGTAGCACCAGTCTCCAAACacaagcagcaacaacaacatctGAAAGTACAACCGCAACTCCACTTACAACTACCGCCTCTTCTACAGAGACGGCACCAAGAACTGAACCTACAACCGTGGTTACGACAAACTCtcctacaactgcaactccacttccaactaccacctcttctacagaaacaacacaaacaactgaaccTACAACTGTGGTTACGACAAACTCtcctacaactgcaactccacttccaaACTACCACCTCTTCTACAGAGACGGCACAAACAACCGAACCTACAACCGTGGTTACGACAAACTCTCCTACAACTGCAAATCCACTTCCAACTACCACctcttctacagaaacaacacaaacaactgaaccTACAACTGTGGTTACGACAAACTCtcctacaactgcaactccacttccaactaccacctcttctacagaaacaacacaaacaactgaaccTACAACTGTGGTTACGACAAACTCTCCTACAACTGGAACTTCACTTCCAACTACCGCCTCTTCTACAGAGACGGCACAAACAACCGAACCTACAACCGTGGTTACGACAAACTCtcctacaactgcaactccacttccaactaccacctcttctacagaaacaacacaaacaactgtgGTTCCGACAAACTCtcctacaactgcaactccacttccaaCTACCGCATCTTCTACAGAGACGGCACAAACAACCGAACCTACAACCGTGGTTAcgacaaactcacctacaactgcaactccacttccaaCTACCGCATCTTCTACAGAAACCAACACAAACAACCGAAGCTACAACTGTGGTTATGACAAACTCtcctacaactgcaactccacttccaaCCACCACctcttctacagaaacaacacaaacaactga